The Rhopalosiphum maidis isolate BTI-1 chromosome 2, ASM367621v3, whole genome shotgun sequence genome segment CGAAGCTACGTTATTGCGACTGAACCACAGAACAAACGTCGAAATCAGCTGATTCAGCTGTGCGTGCACTGCTTGGCCCGCGCCGAGCGacgaatattgtaattatgttatatttttaatgacaaaaacGGCCGTGGAACAGTCAAAAGGTGGCGGCGGCACCGTGGAAGAAAAGAAAACCGTACGTTCGGCAGGACCAAGAAGCCAATAAACTATTATCGCTCGCCGTAAtgccgtattattattattattattattatttatgattatcacTCCGATAGTCCGATTTGTTCGATAACTGTCACTGTCAGTTCATTGTGTTCGCTGTCGtacaactaaaatttaaacggTGGTCGATGAGACAGTGAcgaataacaattaacaactaTAACAAGGGGATTTGAAACGTCCGAGATGTCCCTTGGATCATGTATTTTCAGTCGAGCACGacgaagaatattattatctttatggaTTTTGCTAACACCAAACACCCTTTTCGCGCAATGATAACGCTCTACTGATAACGGTGAATGTCCGCACATCTGGTCCCGCGGTGGTCATCGTCCCGTCCATCCGCTGTTTCACCACCGACGACGCTCGCCCCGCCGTGcattaaaatatcgatttcACCGCTGCAGGGCACCTATCGTACcgtcgttgttgttgttgttgttgttttgaTCGTCGTCTGCGTGCCAACACCGTTATGTCCGTAAACATGACCGAAGAAGTCCAAAGCGACGAGGTTTTCAAAAAGCTCGATGCGTTGAAAGACATCAGGTGAGGAacgatattttacatactcgTCGCGTAAGTTAGACCCCGACGGAGCGTTCGGGCTGTTACTTGTTTGTCCCATGATTCCAATTTCATAATCTGATCAAGGCGATTCACTCGTCGTTTATCAATCGTTTTCGTAACCTCGTCTCTAATAAGGCAGGTCCGTGTTTTTGGACGTCCCTCTCGGTCATCCACAGCCTTTGACAACGTGGTGATCAATGGATAAGTTGGTTTGTCGGTGGTTGGACCGGTTACCCGTTGCGCACAAATTAACCTCTGTCAATACGTCAATACCTTACCATAACattttgacaaattattaGAGACttgagtacctatttataaatgtacaaatacaTTCTTATCGGTAATTCTCCTAATCATTTACAACCGTTCGTTTGCAGGTATATCTTTAATCTTGCTAgtataaatctttattttttcttaaataagcAGTCGACCGATTACATTTAgatcgtttattttttgaaatatttttttattcattaacaatatacaatactataattttagagATAAAACTGAAAAACTGGAAACTctaaaaatgaacattttgaaAGAAATTGAAGCAAGTGATCAAGAAGATAAATGTCTTATTGAATATCGCAAGGAATTGGAACTTTTACTGCAAGAAAAAATGGCACATGTTGAAGAACTTAGACAGATACATGCTGATATAAATGCcgtttgtttgaaaattttaaatctttgaataataaatgtatgattttatatatattgttatttgtatcaTGTAGATGGaaagtgtaataaaaaaagctGAAGAATCTAGAAATCGGTCAATGGAACGTGCTAAACAAGTCCATGATGAATATAAACCTCTTAAGACAGATATTGACCTTATGCGTAGAGATTTACTTGGACTAGAACGATTACCTGAACTTCATGAAGAAGAAAGTGATCTTGTGCGACCAGAgtaagcattttatttttaaatttatcagtaaattattgtgtatgaCTATTCTACAATTAGTATTTgctatagaattattttaatttttttttttttatataaaagacATTTACAATCTGTTTACATGtataagaaaaacaataagtaaattagaTACAATAGATTATTAGACGTGACAACATGAGGGAAGGGAGCATCCAGTGACACTACTTCCAATTTATGAACTTGATGGgagataaaatgttatacaaaaagtgctaaataatatttagtaaatcatGTGGCCATTTGCGTTTGAGACGACGGAGGGGGTTGTGAGGTATTGTGCAATAAGAGAGTTTAGATATGAGCAGATTAGAGTGCTTAAAGGTGTTTTTATGGAATTTGTTAAATTGATGAGAGGCAAGAGAGGATATTGATGGTAAGTTGAGGTCATGGTGTATGGTGCGGGGTTACTGACATACCAGGGAGCATTAGAGAGGACACGTAAAGTTATTGATTGGAACGCTTGGAATTTGATAAGGTTTGAGTTTTTCGAGGTTCCCTAGAGAATTCTGTATGTCATTGCGGGacgtaaaatttatttataaaaattagaattttattagTGAGAGAGGTTTTGGATCAGAGaagttttcttaatttttgaaGCCTGAAGTTAAGTGAAGTTCTTTTAGCTTTGATATGATCAGCCCAAGTTAATCTTTGATCAATGAATGAGACCTAGGTATTTGACCAATTTGTCCATTGGAATTATTTGGTTATTTATACTAACCGAGGGGATTGTTTTAGGCCTGAAGGTAAAAGTGATGTGAGTggatttgttttcattaatttttaatttccataaGCTGAACCAATCTTGTAGTTGGGTTAGGTGGTCTTGGAGGTTGTTAATAGCGGTGGCTATTTCGGAGTTGGTTGAGATTATGGCTGTGTCGTTGGCAAAGGTAACTAGAGTAGTGTCAATAGATTGGGATAAatctactatatatatattatagagagTCGGGGATAGGATACTGCCTTTAGGAATGCCAGCTTTTATAGGATGTGGGTCAAAAGTTTCGTCTTCACATCTTACTGAAAATGTGCGGTTTGATAAGAATGATTTGAGCAAGAGAAATAACGggttaggtaaaaataatagtttgaacAATAGCACTTTGTGCCAGACACGATCAAACGCCTGAGCAACGTCAAGAAAAATCCCAgagcaaattttttttttattcaagggATGAGGCGGTATTGTTAACTAGTCTGTGCAGTTGATGGAGGAAGGAGTGCTTACTCCTAAAGCCAAATtggacatttttataaataaaatctcatttaataattttaaagttgtgcctaataatataaatttaaaaaaatgatttgaataaaactttaattatgagttttaaaaataaaatataaatttatttataagtatgagaaactattataataattaaaaatattatttggcacatataataataattcatcaattaaaatgaaacCCTAAACAatagttaaacaattttaaaaatgtatgattattgtaatacttttgtttaacaataaataattatatatcggTGCACacataatagcaataaaatattaaattatatcaaccttgaaatgtttacaataatatgaaaaaaaaatattgttaaattattttagtcgcccagtttaatttttattaaataagtagttgAATGTAATTCAAAAGTCGAGtacttatttgaaaatgaCCTGCATGTCCAAAATTTACTGATTTCCAacttttctttaattataatttttattagaaatattcaGGTTTGagatacgtttattttttaaattgatttttccaAGTAATTAATCAAgtcaactataaattatcatttctgttttaatttaactaaaatgatttatatttttatttactttttataattaaaaaaaaaaaaaataaataatttagcaaGCTATGCTTATTGCTTTTTACAGCATATAAGGAACAACAACCATATTCCTAATctctttaatgttattttttattataatttatagtataaactatttttattgttctttaatatttatccattatctttctaatatatacttataaagacataattgtattcaatattatttaaattaacagtaatttaattttgtttaattttttattttagaatttgatttaatgtaaattgatgattaaaatttgtcgttttacatttttcttggatagttatattttaacatgtaaTGTagcatttaataacatttaaaattatggttttaaacatgaaaataaaaaattacctttCAATTTGTAACAATTTCTTTTCTTATTATCTtagattatttgttattaattagtttgaactatttttattacagtctATTTGTGCAGACCTATtttgataaacaaattaaacctGCTGTGTCAACTCCCCCTAATTCAGATTGGCACAATGGTGATAGTGTACAAAACCTTACTCAAGCACATCAGCATGCTCAAGCTGCAGTGGCGGCTTTTCTTGGATCTCAAGCAGCTCCACTTCAACAACTTGCTACTAGTAGCAAAATGGTAAATGGTGGACCTGTAGATACTAGACCAATACCTCCAATTCCTGGACCACCAACATTCAGGTACTTATACTTAAAcgatatgtatgtgtattctacaaattatgtagaatatatgtattgtttttgtggaacatgtcattttttttatcttatctgtattatgtgtgtttttttaatcatagtttaaacttttaaaggtataatgttagtaaaatagatagtattaatagtatataatagatattatcagTGGCGTACTGTGAAACTGGGGCCCCAGGGCCTATAGGAaggtcttaaaaaaatatatttaataaaattaatgttttactatttgtaatttttttggtttttattttaagacaataatattttatatacttagaaATTAACTTTTGAGccttcatttaaataaatttatccaaAACTTTCTCTAAATGTAAATGCTGTATCAGCTTGTTTTCAAtggaaataattgataaatcacAGACATTTTTCAGCCATAGTAtttcgtaaataattttttattattttcagttttgaAAATGATCGTTCTGCTGCTGCAACCGTGATGGGTAAtgtcaagtataaaataaaagcagtGCTTACATCAGGGTATGTTGTAATAGGAGAAAATTCTATTTCTAACATTTCTATAGTCTTTCTTTGTCTTAGACTTGATGATATCCTTGAAATATGATCAAAACAATATAGTGTCTGGTGGGCAAAATTTGGAGAAATATCttggtcatattttttttgtagtatttCTGTTGCTGTTTTATAGTTCCTTATTGTTTAGTACAATTAATGAAATgattatatatctaaaaaatttaaaactttcagaaattttgaaatctctattctatttcattaataccgtaatcaaatgttaaattcaatattttaaatttttctaaatgactataatttttattcttcacaGAGCTcaaaaaacaacttttttaacattaattcttgaataaaaatgaaatcgtCTTTTTTGTGGCATAGTAAAAGTTAAGTACTCTTCCCCTCTACCCAACTTTTGTTATACCTTGAGTACCCCAGtctaaatacgccactggttattacttattattataaacaattgtttcttctattaaaatgattaaaatcaacaggaatttaaaattattaatttatctcgacttaaattatttataataaatataatttggtatTCAGCATAGACCtcaatttaagataatatactaattatatactatattttaaattgtggcATAgactatagtttatttttttatttatggcaaatttgaaattatctaacatatttattatatgtagtctgaaatattacaattataaatacttatgtctaaaatattacttaaccttataaaaaaaatgttcaaacataaatacatatttcaatttttaagcactatttatactattttttttatttttttagacaacAACCACCACCAATGAAATCATGCTTATCGTGTCATCAACAAATACATCGTAATGCTCCAATTTGTCCATTATGCAAAGCCAAATCCAGGAGTCGTAACCCGAAAAAACCAAAGAAAAAAGATTAACTAGCAATGACTCAAAGTGACAAGTctgaattaaaacttttaatcagAATTCAAAGTATAtgagaatttaaataagtctACTTTGCTGACACTGAACtggcttttaaaaattagacatTTTAGAATTATGGAAATGTCTATTTCTTTttgtatactaaataagaTCTTATTTAGATGCTTACCTTATAACTCAAAATAGGCTGGCAGAGCTAAGTATGAGAACTAAACttaaacagtatttttattttttaaaatattttaaggatcatgtatataatatataatatatatacatattaaaaaaaaaaatgacagtattaaaaatgaaaattttcaaaactgtgATTATCTTGAATCCACATtcctaaaataagtattaaatttaaaaaaaaatgtatttctttgcattaaatttttttcattaaagtatttataattttgtatattcaaATTCAAGTTAATGTTTTCTcagttaattataacaaatattatcttaagtaatttgtgtttgtaaataaatgatttttataaacatatgattatgtattatgataatgtCCACGgttaaatacatatgtttaGCCACGATAATgccatttaatattagaagCAATAATGAGTGTAAAAGTATTTTCTGATTTACtagtatttattgatttgtttatttttgcaatGTCACAGAAAATggttaataatgaattttagttgttctttatcaattttaatgagcattgatttacaatatacctttgtcaatttataatatatttaaattaagtattcttatagttaatacctaattatattcatGTAGAATGTCTGTTCAATTctgatatttatgttttgagtTTAAGTTAGGTTATTGAAAGAAATCTTCATTAAAATTCAGTTGTTCAAACTGTTtaccattttaaaaagttatgctTTAaacagattaatttttataatatattgcatacttttaattatttctatgtaatagtaagtttcaattttaagaaaagaaaaatttcaCGACGGCAGTAAATAAAACCTCAACTATTTCtacctttctttttttttttttgcaaaaccttattagttttagttaaataatactgCGTAAAACAACATATAGTTATGGTGAGGGACTGATTTTGTCTAAACTAGTAGTTAAATGGTTTTCTACTACTTTAATAA includes the following:
- the LOC113551234 gene encoding zinc finger C4H2 domain-containing protein isoform X1, producing MSVNMTEEVQSDEVFKKLDALKDIRDKTEKLETLKMNILKEIEASDQEDKCLIEYRKELELLLQEKMAHVEELRQIHADINAMESVIKKAEESRNRSMERAKQVHDEYKPLKTDIDLMRRDLLGLERLPELHEEESDLVRPDLFVQTYFDKQIKPAVSTPPNSDWHNGDSVQNLTQAHQHAQAAVAAFLGSQAAPLQQLATSSKMVNGGPVDTRPIPPIPGPPTFSFENDRSAAATVMGNVKYKIKAVLTSGQQPPPMKSCLSCHQQIHRNAPICPLCKAKSRSRNPKKPKKKD
- the LOC113551234 gene encoding zinc finger C4H2 domain-containing protein isoform X2; the protein is MSVNMTEEVQSDEVFKKLDALKDIRDKTEKLETLKMNILKEIEASDQEDKCLIEYRKELELLLQEKMAHVEELRQIHADINAMESVIKKAEESRNRSMERAKQVHDEYKPLKTDIDLMRRDLLGLERLPELHEEESDLVRPDLFVQTYFDKQIKPAVSTPPNSDWHNGDSVQNLTQAHQHAQAAVAAFLGSQAAPLQQLATSSKMVNGGPVDTRPIPPIPGPPTFRQQPPPMKSCLSCHQQIHRNAPICPLCKAKSRSRNPKKPKKKD